In one window of Sandaracinaceae bacterium DNA:
- a CDS encoding glucose 1-dehydrogenase, which translates to MILDRFRMDGRVALITGAGKGIGRGIALAYAEAGADVVVASRTLADVEEVAEAARALGRRATAVACDVTERAQLEALMARTMSEHERLDVLVNNAGGAPHVPFLRTSEQVFEDALRFNLTQAFLLSRLATPHLLASGRGSIVNISSSLGRIVGRGFVAYGTAKAALQHMTRLMANELAPKVRVNAICCGAIETEALGKFLANPAVREGLVKRTPLRAVGRVEDIAATAVYLASDAGSYMTGRILAVDGGIEISNTPFDTPDL; encoded by the coding sequence ATGATCCTGGACCGATTTCGGATGGACGGGCGCGTGGCGCTGATCACGGGCGCTGGCAAGGGCATTGGACGCGGCATCGCGCTCGCGTACGCAGAGGCGGGGGCGGACGTCGTGGTGGCCTCGCGGACGCTGGCCGACGTGGAGGAGGTAGCGGAGGCCGCGCGGGCGCTGGGTCGGCGCGCGACGGCGGTGGCCTGCGACGTGACGGAACGCGCGCAGCTGGAGGCGCTGATGGCGCGCACGATGAGCGAGCACGAGCGTCTGGACGTGCTGGTGAACAACGCGGGTGGGGCACCCCACGTGCCGTTCCTGCGCACGAGCGAGCAGGTGTTCGAAGACGCGCTGCGCTTCAACCTGACCCAAGCGTTCCTGCTCTCGCGCCTGGCGACGCCGCACTTGCTCGCGTCCGGGCGGGGCTCCATCGTCAACATCTCGAGCTCGCTCGGGCGCATCGTGGGGCGCGGCTTCGTGGCCTACGGCACGGCCAAGGCCGCGCTGCAGCACATGACGCGGCTGATGGCCAACGAGCTCGCGCCCAAGGTGCGCGTGAACGCCATCTGCTGTGGCGCGATCGAGACCGAGGCGCTCGGGAAGTTCCTGGCCAACCCCGCCGTACGAGAGGGTCTCGTCAAGCGCACGCCGCTGCGCGCGGTCGGCCGGGTGGAGGACATCGCTGCAACAGCGGTCTACCTCGCGTCCGACGCGGGCAGCTACATGACGGGTCGCATCCTCGCTGTCGATGGTGGCATCGAGATCAGCAACACCCCCTTCGACACCCCGGACCTCTGA
- a CDS encoding EthD domain-containing protein translates to MTARYCFVLSRPVGASLEAFSQALLGSTQKALERFRPSALTIDTALPPESGAALNAKRDGDGALLSGIVHATLADRADALAMMAVLDPTLKYVDGYAVSQDIPRDYERTWELGTPSPGVRQVTLLQPKPGLSRDDFMEHWHGKHGPLALEVHPIWRYDRNAVLSGLGEHTPPLAGIVALHFRELADATDPKRLYGGDDANMARIFEDVSSFLDMRTLRVMLMREHVFATE, encoded by the coding sequence ATGACCGCACGCTACTGCTTCGTCCTCTCCCGCCCCGTGGGTGCGTCCCTCGAGGCGTTCTCGCAGGCCCTGCTGGGCTCCACTCAGAAGGCCCTCGAGCGCTTCAGGCCCAGCGCGCTCACCATCGACACCGCCCTCCCGCCCGAGAGCGGCGCGGCGCTCAACGCCAAGCGCGATGGGGACGGCGCGCTGCTCAGCGGCATCGTCCACGCCACCCTGGCCGATCGCGCGGACGCGCTCGCGATGATGGCCGTGCTGGACCCCACGCTGAAGTACGTGGACGGCTACGCCGTGTCCCAAGACATCCCACGCGACTACGAGCGCACGTGGGAGCTCGGCACGCCTTCACCCGGTGTGCGCCAGGTGACCCTGCTGCAGCCCAAGCCCGGCCTGTCGCGCGACGACTTCATGGAGCACTGGCACGGCAAGCACGGCCCTCTGGCGCTCGAGGTACATCCCATCTGGCGGTACGACCGCAACGCCGTACTCAGCGGCCTCGGCGAGCACACGCCCCCGCTCGCAGGCATCGTCGCGCTGCACTTCCGCGAGCTGGCCGACGCGACGGATCCCAAGCGCCTCTACGGCGGCGACGACGCCAACATGGCGCGCATCTTCGAGGACGTCAGCTCCTTCCTCGACATGCGCACGCTGCGCGTGATGCTCATGCGCGAGCACGTCTTCGCGACCGAGTAG
- a CDS encoding glycosyltransferase family 4 protein yields MVTQPLRDELDPKTRLLVIQYGCYADAAERFQRGGGETYFAQRYTVDFLADVARHVARVTVLSYGTSYPRRRLHNGVYVVGSELYPPGRGVQARLAHFALLRVAQRERPTHIAVACPEPTVLAWALMQRARTFAVFADSFTRASRGARLKYRALAGLLNRPGVAWVSNHNLAASLDLARIGVRPEKVVPFDWPPTIRAADNPPKTLRREGPFRVVYVGMMLESKGVGDAIRAVDMLRRGGREVELSLVGGTSPTLVAEVARLGLDAHVHFLGKRPHAHIVPLMSEHDAVLVPTRHEYPEGLPMTIYEGLCSRSPVVFSDHPMFAWRMRDGVTGVRFQAGSADALARAVERLMDDPVLYAALSASAEDTTRDYLCPVKWDQLYRALLSTRRATRESIAPYALARGHYGDLPLAG; encoded by the coding sequence ATGGTGACGCAGCCCCTGCGCGACGAGCTCGACCCGAAGACCCGCTTGCTGGTGATCCAGTATGGCTGCTACGCCGACGCCGCCGAACGCTTCCAGCGAGGTGGCGGGGAGACCTATTTCGCGCAGCGCTACACGGTCGACTTCCTCGCCGACGTCGCGCGCCACGTCGCGCGGGTCACGGTGTTGTCGTACGGCACGTCCTACCCGCGGCGGCGGCTGCACAACGGCGTGTACGTGGTGGGCTCGGAGCTGTACCCGCCAGGCCGCGGTGTCCAAGCGCGTCTCGCCCATTTCGCGCTCCTGCGGGTTGCCCAGCGTGAGCGACCGACACACATCGCGGTCGCGTGCCCCGAGCCCACCGTGCTGGCGTGGGCGCTCATGCAGCGCGCGCGTACGTTCGCCGTGTTCGCGGATAGCTTCACCCGCGCGTCGCGCGGCGCACGACTGAAGTACCGGGCGCTCGCGGGGCTGCTCAATCGACCGGGTGTGGCGTGGGTGTCCAACCACAACCTCGCGGCGTCGCTCGACCTCGCACGTATCGGTGTGCGGCCGGAGAAGGTGGTTCCCTTCGACTGGCCCCCGACCATCCGGGCTGCGGACAATCCACCGAAGACGTTGCGCCGTGAGGGCCCGTTTCGCGTCGTCTACGTCGGCATGATGCTGGAGTCGAAGGGCGTAGGGGACGCCATCCGGGCCGTAGACATGTTGCGCCGGGGCGGGCGCGAGGTGGAGCTCTCGTTGGTGGGGGGGACTTCGCCCACGCTGGTCGCCGAGGTTGCGCGGCTGGGTCTCGACGCGCACGTGCACTTCCTGGGAAAGCGCCCGCACGCGCACATCGTGCCGCTCATGAGTGAGCATGACGCGGTGCTCGTGCCCACGCGCCACGAGTACCCCGAGGGGCTGCCGATGACCATCTACGAAGGGCTGTGCTCGCGTAGCCCCGTCGTGTTCTCGGACCACCCGATGTTCGCGTGGCGGATGCGTGACGGAGTGACGGGGGTGCGCTTTCAGGCTGGCTCGGCGGACGCGCTGGCCCGCGCGGTCGAGCGGCTGATGGACGACCCCGTCCTGTACGCGGCGCTGTCCGCATCGGCCGAGGACACCACGCGCGACTACCTCTGCCCAGTCAAGTGGGACCAGCTGTATCGCGCGCTGCTGAGCACTCGGCGCGCGACGCGTGAGTCCATCGCGCCCTACGCGCTCGCCCGTGGTCACTATGGCGACTTGCCGCTCGCGGGGTGA
- a CDS encoding AAA family ATPase — translation MTTSTDTPLRPSDASAVSSSAPSGAGATTGGTSAPTTLDAAHAVITRLRHRLRAAVKGRDEVIDLVLVALLADGHVLLEDYPGSGKTTLARALGEGIADDDTASGIAAFRRVQFTPDLLPSDITGTNIFDMESQRFVFRPGPLFAHVVLADEINRTSPKVQSAMLEAMGEKQVTADNVSHPLDDLFFVIATQNPLDLAGTYPLPTPQLDRFLFKLVMKHIAREAELDVLASYPTPTLARAAEAETVQRGELLSARRTMREGVVIHPLFRECLVDLAHALRADPRTLQGASTRALVLMLPALQAHALIMGRDYVSPDDLAAIAPHVFAHRLTLAPGGVRAEAIIHDALVPQLERLSRVTR, via the coding sequence ATGACCACCTCCACCGACACTCCGCTCCGCCCCTCCGACGCATCTGCCGTGAGCTCCAGCGCTCCCAGCGGCGCCGGTGCCACCACCGGAGGAACCTCCGCCCCCACGACCCTCGACGCGGCGCACGCCGTGATCACGCGCCTCCGCCACCGGCTGCGCGCGGCGGTCAAGGGGCGCGACGAGGTCATCGACCTGGTCCTGGTCGCGCTGCTCGCCGACGGCCACGTGCTCCTCGAGGACTACCCCGGTTCGGGCAAGACCACGCTGGCGCGCGCGCTCGGCGAGGGCATCGCGGACGACGACACCGCGTCGGGCATCGCCGCGTTCCGACGCGTCCAGTTCACCCCCGACCTGCTGCCGAGCGACATCACGGGCACCAACATCTTCGACATGGAGTCGCAGCGCTTCGTCTTCCGCCCCGGGCCGCTCTTCGCGCACGTAGTGCTCGCCGACGAGATCAACCGCACGTCGCCCAAGGTCCAGTCCGCCATGCTCGAGGCGATGGGCGAGAAGCAGGTCACGGCCGACAACGTCAGCCACCCGCTCGACGACCTGTTCTTTGTAATCGCGACGCAGAACCCACTCGACCTGGCGGGCACCTACCCGCTCCCCACACCGCAGCTCGACCGCTTCCTGTTCAAGCTGGTCATGAAGCACATCGCGCGCGAAGCGGAGCTCGACGTGCTGGCCAGCTACCCGACACCGACGCTGGCGCGCGCGGCCGAGGCAGAGACCGTCCAGCGCGGCGAGCTGCTCTCCGCCCGTCGCACCATGCGGGAAGGGGTGGTCATCCACCCGCTCTTCCGCGAGTGCCTGGTGGACCTCGCGCACGCCCTCCGCGCCGATCCACGCACGCTGCAGGGGGCCTCGACGCGCGCGCTGGTGCTGATGCTGCCTGCGCTGCAGGCCCACGCGCTGATCATGGGGCGCGACTACGTCTCTCCAGACGACCTCGCCGCGATCGCACCGCACGTCTTCGCGCATCGCCTCACGCTCGCGCCTGGCGGCGTCCGGGCCGAGGCCATCATCCATGACGCGCTGGTCCCGCAGCTCGAGCGCCTCTCACGGGTGACGCGCTGA
- a CDS encoding transglutaminase domain-containing protein — protein sequence MTRANRVHLPTLLRVCAYVVTGAVLALPLSRTPAVLAAAVGAAAGAVLGGRLARGPYRTLPLLGAALAMGVLAGGLHTLLLSSTSWSAWLGPARAYRTADALLAMGVLGGGAFALRVLSARHAWCAVLEVLVPVFAFTQLVVAHRDGAINRPFEIADPILATGGDPTLVFLGVGVVAVVSVSLVLLSEERVGRLALHFGVLLALLAVLVVTTRLVGMPTPPEGGAGLGLRPEDGEASERRAQGQSSDSQGQGGGPGDMGDFRDDYETPNSDVPVGVVIFRDDYSAPTGTYYFRQGAFSQWNGRRLVASTLPEVDRDLVQGFPVESTSVREPPPLNAQRREVETTVVLLADHTLPFALESPLRLRPAPNPDPSRFRVAYHATSASLSADYFALLQAPAGSPSWTAEARAEYLAAPADPRYRELAERILAERVPADLRHLDAAKVFAITEWLGEHGFYSLRSQHAGADDPTADFLFGDLTGYCVHFSHAATFLFRAAGVPARVATGYAIPESNRQGGSALLVTGQSSHAWPEVYFEGFGWVVTDVFPHESLDPPGTPPDADLQRLLGELARGQSLAPEDASDEAADVIARLIEHLPALGWGALAGVLLLWLALYVAKLYRRVAYRFASDAQLARALHRAALDRLSEVSLRRARGETREAFAQRVAGDVPSLARVAAVAEGRALGSPRATAVPRAELLALGVAVRREHARAFRFRRRLFGALLPWTFLQSR from the coding sequence GTGACCCGCGCGAACCGCGTCCACCTGCCAACTCTGTTGCGCGTGTGCGCCTACGTCGTCACTGGCGCGGTGCTCGCGCTGCCGTTGTCGCGCACGCCAGCCGTCCTGGCGGCCGCCGTCGGTGCCGCGGCGGGCGCCGTGCTCGGCGGTCGGCTCGCGCGCGGTCCGTATCGCACGCTCCCACTCCTCGGCGCCGCCCTCGCGATGGGTGTCCTCGCAGGCGGGCTCCACACGCTCCTGCTCTCCTCGACGAGCTGGTCCGCTTGGCTCGGCCCAGCACGGGCCTATCGGACGGCCGACGCGCTCCTCGCGATGGGTGTCCTCGGGGGCGGGGCCTTCGCGCTGCGGGTGCTCTCGGCTCGGCACGCGTGGTGCGCGGTGCTCGAGGTCCTGGTGCCCGTGTTCGCGTTCACGCAGCTGGTCGTCGCGCACCGGGACGGGGCCATCAACCGACCGTTCGAGATCGCGGACCCGATCCTCGCGACGGGTGGGGACCCGACGCTGGTGTTCCTCGGGGTGGGCGTGGTGGCCGTCGTGTCCGTCTCCCTGGTGCTCCTGTCCGAGGAGCGAGTGGGACGGCTGGCGCTCCACTTCGGCGTGCTGCTCGCGCTGTTGGCCGTGCTGGTGGTGACCACGCGCCTGGTGGGCATGCCGACACCCCCCGAGGGCGGTGCAGGTCTGGGGCTGCGGCCCGAGGACGGGGAGGCGTCCGAGCGGCGCGCGCAGGGACAATCGTCGGACTCACAGGGCCAGGGCGGTGGGCCGGGTGACATGGGCGACTTTCGGGACGACTACGAGACGCCCAACTCCGACGTCCCCGTGGGCGTGGTCATCTTCCGCGACGACTACTCGGCCCCCACGGGCACGTACTACTTCCGCCAGGGCGCGTTCAGCCAGTGGAACGGTCGCCGCCTCGTCGCCAGCACGCTGCCCGAGGTGGACCGCGATCTGGTGCAGGGCTTCCCGGTCGAGTCCACCTCGGTGCGCGAGCCCCCGCCGCTGAACGCGCAGCGCCGCGAGGTGGAGACCACCGTCGTGTTGCTCGCGGACCACACGCTCCCCTTTGCGCTCGAGTCGCCACTTCGCCTTCGGCCAGCTCCCAACCCCGACCCGTCGCGCTTCCGGGTCGCCTACCACGCCACCTCCGCGTCCCTCAGCGCCGACTACTTCGCGCTCCTGCAGGCGCCCGCTGGCTCGCCCTCCTGGACCGCCGAGGCCCGCGCCGAGTACCTCGCCGCCCCCGCTGACCCGCGCTACCGAGAGCTGGCCGAGCGCATCCTGGCCGAGCGCGTCCCCGCCGACCTGCGCCACCTGGACGCGGCCAAGGTGTTCGCCATCACGGAGTGGCTGGGCGAGCACGGCTTCTACAGTCTCCGCAGCCAACACGCCGGCGCGGACGACCCCACCGCAGACTTCCTCTTCGGTGACCTGACGGGCTACTGCGTGCACTTCTCGCACGCCGCGACCTTCCTCTTTCGCGCAGCCGGTGTCCCCGCGCGCGTCGCCACGGGCTATGCCATCCCGGAGTCCAACCGGCAGGGCGGGTCGGCGCTGCTCGTCACCGGGCAGAGCTCCCACGCGTGGCCCGAGGTCTACTTCGAGGGCTTCGGGTGGGTCGTGACCGACGTGTTCCCGCACGAGTCCCTCGACCCGCCCGGGACGCCTCCCGACGCGGACCTGCAGCGCCTCTTGGGCGAGCTGGCACGCGGTCAGTCACTCGCCCCCGAGGACGCGTCCGACGAGGCCGCGGACGTCATCGCGCGCCTGATCGAGCATCTCCCCGCGCTGGGCTGGGGTGCGCTCGCTGGCGTGCTGCTGCTGTGGCTCGCGCTCTACGTCGCCAAGCTGTACCGGCGCGTCGCGTACCGCTTCGCGTCCGATGCGCAGCTCGCTCGAGCGCTACATCGTGCGGCGCTCGACCGCCTGTCCGAGGTGTCACTCCGGCGCGCGCGCGGTGAGACCCGCGAGGCCTTCGCGCAGCGCGTCGCCGGCGACGTGCCGAGTCTGGCGCGCGTGGCCGCCGTGGCCGAGGGGCGTGCGCTCGGCAGCCCCCGCGCGACCGCCGTCCCTCGTGCCGAGCTGCTCGCGCTCGGTGTCGCCGTGCGTCGCGAACACGCGCGCGCCTTCCGTTTCCGCCGGCGCTTGTTCGGCGCCCTGCTCCCCTGGACCTTCCTCCAGTCACGCTAG